A stretch of bacterium DNA encodes these proteins:
- a CDS encoding DUF4926 domain-containing protein: MEFRELDTVVLKRDMPDLGLRRGDLGAVVHVYGTEGLEVEFVTASGATEALVSLTPDDVRAIAATDLVSVRSLRRSA; the protein is encoded by the coding sequence ATGGAATTTCGCGAACTCGATACCGTCGTCCTAAAGCGGGACATGCCCGATCTGGGTCTTCGCAGGGGGGACCTGGGCGCGGTCGTACACGTTTACGGAACTGAGGGGCTCGAAGTCGAGTTCGTGACCGCCTCAGGCGCTACTGAAGCGCTGGTGTCGCTGACACCCGACGACGTCCGAGCGATCGCCGCAACCGACTTGGTGTCTGTTCGCTCGCTTCGAAGGTCTGCGTAG